The Chryseobacterium aureum genome contains a region encoding:
- a CDS encoding RagB/SusD family nutrient uptake outer membrane protein — protein sequence MRKITTIIALTAISLINIGCDRFLDIQPEGKIIPTTAEDYRKVLTSAYSKYPVHKSLVALRTDEVNIDDNSTDFISYREIAMWKDSNNDPASTEFPWVSFYSVNFYLNQIIIEGSKTMQDSPEKNQILAEAYALRAYLYFDMVNLYGKPYNSATASTDRGVPISLEIDLEQVLKPSSVQEVYNQVHADLKKAEDLMVEQKQAPGVNYRFSKTALLAFEARAALYEGDWNKALHYADQVLAVKGDLSNLNTVNTPPNHYASPESIMALDNTWDNSIKNLSFASPELISSYNTASDKRFGMYFEKNGSKYKITKGGSLEFKVSFRTAEMYFIKSEALLKLNKLTEAKDILLKVLKNRYTPDGYTSVQNAVSSMDSTALMNFILDERFREFALEGHRWFDLRRANQKKISHTISGKEYILQQNDPRYTIEYPMSAKKNNPNL from the coding sequence ATGAGAAAAATTACAACAATCATAGCGCTTACAGCAATCAGCCTTATCAATATCGGATGTGACAGGTTTTTGGATATTCAGCCTGAAGGAAAGATTATTCCTACCACTGCCGAAGATTACCGTAAAGTACTTACATCAGCCTATTCAAAATATCCTGTTCACAAATCTCTGGTGGCACTTCGTACCGATGAGGTGAATATTGATGATAATTCTACAGATTTTATCTCCTACCGTGAAATTGCGATGTGGAAAGATTCCAACAATGATCCGGCGTCTACAGAATTTCCGTGGGTAAGCTTTTACTCTGTCAATTTCTACCTGAACCAGATCATCATTGAAGGAAGCAAAACCATGCAGGATTCTCCGGAGAAAAATCAGATTTTGGCAGAAGCGTATGCCCTTCGCGCGTATCTGTATTTTGACATGGTTAATCTCTACGGAAAACCCTACAACAGTGCTACAGCCTCTACAGACAGGGGAGTTCCCATCAGCCTTGAAATTGACCTTGAGCAGGTGTTAAAGCCATCTTCAGTACAGGAAGTTTACAATCAGGTTCATGCAGATCTTAAAAAAGCAGAAGACCTGATGGTAGAACAGAAGCAGGCACCGGGCGTTAACTACAGGTTCTCGAAAACAGCATTGCTGGCATTTGAAGCAAGGGCTGCGTTATACGAAGGAGACTGGAATAAAGCTTTACACTATGCAGATCAGGTACTGGCTGTAAAAGGAGATTTGAGCAATTTAAATACTGTAAATACACCTCCCAACCATTATGCTTCCCCGGAATCTATCATGGCTTTAGACAATACGTGGGATAATTCTATCAAAAACCTATCTTTTGCTTCGCCCGAACTGATTTCTTCATATAATACTGCCTCCGATAAAAGGTTTGGCATGTATTTTGAAAAAAATGGTAGTAAGTATAAAATCACCAAAGGAGGAAGTTTAGAATTTAAAGTGTCTTTCAGAACAGCAGAAATGTATTTTATAAAATCTGAAGCTCTGTTAAAATTGAATAAACTTACGGAAGCCAAAGACATACTTCTGAAAGTCTTAAAAAACAGATACACTCCGGATGGATATACTTCAGTGCAAAATGCAGTGTCTTCAATGGATTCTACAGCATTGATGAACTTTATTCTGGATGAAAGATTCAGAGAGTTTGCCCTGGAAGGGCACAGATGGTTTGACCTGAGAAGAGCAAATCAGAAAAAAATAAGCCACACCATCAGTGGCAAAGAGTATATTCTTCAGCAGAATGATCCGAGATATACCATTGAATATCCAATGAGTGCGAAGAAGAATAACCCTAATTTATAA
- a CDS encoding phage integrase SAM-like domain-containing protein, giving the protein MASVNFFLRGKIVDKESTIWVRLRDKDIDISVPVPYLTCKPKEWKDGKCRVSSKKMFESDTETINVRLSKLESEIISRYAVDNPEHESKIWLKEVISPSQKSNAENIYSDNVVSFIEKYIEMKRNQISEATLKIANSTKELIARYVLYKKESNKLYKGLFFKDIDNHFRTDFENYCLQDIYQVSTTYKNLKFLKMMCAIAESHDIETHRNVKTWRFEMDKVLRNTPKSVYLTFEELDKIAQTEMPNDYLDNARDWLLISCYTGQRVSDYMRFTSSMIMEDSEGQKYLEFTQIKTGAKMQIPLLNKVQEVLDKRGGEFPRKISDVKFNLYIKDVCRIAGLDEIIYNGKMMVIKREGKKSITRKVFGEYPKYELVTSHIGRKSFASNFYEIIHTTYLLNVTGHTTEKQLLAYINKTDVEKAKSTAKIFTSLGY; this is encoded by the coding sequence ATGGCATCAGTTAATTTTTTCCTTAGAGGAAAAATAGTAGATAAAGAAAGTACAATTTGGGTACGGCTTAGAGATAAAGATATTGATATAAGTGTTCCTGTACCATATCTAACGTGCAAACCGAAAGAATGGAAAGACGGAAAGTGTAGGGTATCTTCAAAAAAGATGTTTGAGAGTGACACAGAAACGATAAATGTTAGGTTGTCAAAATTGGAAAGCGAGATAATTTCTAGGTATGCAGTGGATAATCCCGAACATGAATCAAAAATTTGGTTGAAAGAGGTTATTTCACCGTCTCAGAAGTCAAACGCAGAGAATATCTATTCTGATAATGTTGTTTCTTTTATTGAGAAGTATATAGAAATGAAAAGAAACCAAATTTCGGAAGCAACATTAAAAATAGCCAATAGTACCAAAGAATTGATAGCCCGATACGTGTTGTACAAAAAGGAATCTAATAAATTGTATAAAGGTTTGTTTTTCAAAGATATAGATAATCATTTTAGAACAGACTTTGAGAATTATTGTTTGCAAGATATATATCAGGTATCTACTACTTACAAAAATTTGAAATTCTTAAAAATGATGTGTGCTATTGCGGAATCACATGATATTGAAACACATAGAAACGTAAAGACATGGAGGTTTGAAATGGATAAGGTTTTGAGAAATACCCCTAAATCAGTTTACTTAACATTTGAAGAGCTTGACAAAATTGCACAAACCGAAATGCCTAACGATTATTTGGATAATGCAAGGGATTGGCTTTTGATTTCCTGCTATACGGGGCAACGAGTAAGTGATTACATGAGATTTACTTCCTCTATGATTATGGAAGACAGCGAGGGTCAGAAGTATTTAGAGTTCACACAGATAAAAACGGGTGCAAAAATGCAGATTCCATTACTAAATAAAGTGCAGGAGGTTTTGGATAAAAGGGGAGGCGAATTTCCACGTAAAATTTCAGATGTGAAATTTAATCTTTATATCAAAGATGTTTGTAGAATTGCAGGTCTTGATGAAATAATATACAATGGTAAAATGATGGTTATTAAAAGGGAGGGAAAAAAGAGTATTACTCGAAAGGTTTTTGGTGAATATCCAAAATATGAATTGGTAACCTCTCACATCGGAAGAAAGAGTTTTGCTTCAAATTTTTATGAAATAATACACACTACTTATTTGCTGAATGTTACAGGACATACTACGGAAAAGCAATTATTAGCTTACATTAACAAAACAGATGTAGAGAAAGCTAAATCAACTGCAAAAATCTTTACTAGTTTAGGATATTAA
- a CDS encoding zinc-dependent metalloprotease produces MNRTILMKNYRLALYLGLAVASPMAVAQKKDKDTVKVNKEKTDKAETSSSKKTKKIEDLIKKGTYKKGLFNTIQVKTDIYFEIPDSLMGRQFLVVNKLSQVPMQVNEAGLNKGMNYENKVISFHRDPVAKKVWVKTVVPKVSSPKNDAITKSVKDNFSESVIEVFDIEAQNSDSTAVAIKVNKVFDGNQKSFNDVLANVGLGGSVKSSLSYIEGVKTFPKNLVVKSQLSTSVNEGGVDLPVTLGVTTNLVLLSTIPMKPRVADSRVGFFSEKHWSFNDNQQKMDEKFFVTKWNLEPKDEDKEKYLRGELVEPKKPIVYYIDPATPKQWRDKIIAGVHDWQAAFEQAGFKNAVIAKMPDEKDEDFDIDDVRYSVITYAASPKSNAMGPSVVDPRSGEIIEADIIWWHNVMTSLHDWMRIQTGPIDPKARGNKFSDEHMGEAIRFVSSHEVGHTFGLKHNMGASFAFPVESLRSKEFTDKMGGTAPSIMDYARYNYVAQPEDGVTAITPKIGLYDKYAIEWGYRWYPDEFAEKKALKNLIEKHEDDPMYFYGEQQSYLETIDPRSQSEDLGDDAMKASEYGMKNLKVVINNLLQWTYEDGKEYTDAGKLYLGVIGQWDLYTGHVMANVGGIYLNNTVFGNKKKAYEAVPAEIQRRAVDYLIRNAINLPEWLFFNPITEKTYPVKDSPMGPFEQTPYTLARGMQYANIYSLLMDDRLLRLLENELKHQVSGSKEEIYTVENLFDQLRTAIFNKKGSLTMLEKMTQKNYVDALIVSVNKLFEKTAVKGLKTDDTLNIPTICNFHEEDHGLRNINYSSMKRVSEVTTYKRAELQKVLDLLDRTRYRGDDASRAHYTDLIIRIQEALNK; encoded by the coding sequence ATGAATCGGACTATTTTAATGAAGAATTACAGGCTCGCACTGTATCTCGGTCTTGCTGTGGCTTCACCAATGGCAGTAGCACAGAAAAAAGATAAAGATACAGTAAAGGTCAACAAAGAAAAAACGGATAAGGCAGAAACATCTTCCTCAAAGAAAACAAAAAAAATTGAAGACCTGATTAAAAAAGGAACTTATAAAAAAGGACTTTTTAATACCATCCAGGTAAAAACGGATATTTATTTTGAAATTCCGGACAGTTTGATGGGGCGTCAGTTTTTGGTAGTCAACAAGCTTTCTCAGGTACCGATGCAGGTGAATGAAGCAGGCTTAAATAAAGGAATGAACTATGAAAATAAGGTCATCTCTTTTCACCGTGATCCCGTAGCTAAAAAAGTATGGGTAAAAACGGTGGTTCCCAAAGTATCATCACCAAAAAATGATGCCATTACAAAATCTGTAAAAGACAACTTTTCGGAATCTGTCATTGAAGTTTTTGACATTGAAGCACAAAACAGTGATTCTACAGCGGTAGCCATTAAAGTAAACAAAGTTTTTGATGGAAATCAGAAAAGCTTTAACGATGTTTTGGCCAATGTAGGATTGGGAGGTTCTGTGAAATCAAGCCTTTCTTATATAGAAGGAGTGAAGACATTTCCAAAGAACCTGGTAGTGAAGTCTCAATTGTCTACCTCAGTCAATGAAGGCGGGGTAGATCTTCCGGTAACATTGGGCGTTACTACCAATCTGGTACTGCTTTCTACAATACCGATGAAACCAAGAGTAGCCGATTCAAGAGTAGGATTCTTCTCCGAAAAACACTGGTCATTTAATGATAACCAGCAGAAAATGGACGAAAAGTTCTTCGTTACCAAATGGAATCTTGAACCCAAAGACGAGGATAAAGAAAAATATTTAAGAGGTGAGCTGGTAGAGCCTAAGAAACCGATTGTTTATTATATAGACCCGGCAACCCCCAAACAATGGCGTGATAAAATCATTGCCGGAGTACATGACTGGCAGGCGGCGTTTGAGCAGGCAGGATTCAAAAATGCAGTGATTGCGAAAATGCCGGACGAAAAAGATGAAGATTTTGATATTGATGATGTAAGATATTCTGTGATTACTTACGCCGCATCGCCAAAGTCAAATGCAATGGGACCCTCTGTAGTAGACCCGAGAAGTGGTGAAATTATCGAAGCAGATATCATCTGGTGGCATAATGTAATGACTTCTCTTCATGACTGGATGAGAATTCAGACAGGACCTATTGACCCGAAAGCAAGAGGAAATAAATTCAGTGATGAACACATGGGTGAAGCGATCCGTTTTGTTTCATCCCATGAAGTAGGGCACACTTTCGGACTGAAGCACAATATGGGAGCCTCTTTTGCCTTCCCTGTAGAGTCGCTTCGTTCCAAAGAGTTTACAGACAAAATGGGCGGTACAGCACCTTCCATTATGGATTATGCACGTTACAATTACGTAGCGCAGCCGGAAGATGGTGTTACAGCAATCACTCCGAAAATTGGCCTTTACGATAAATATGCTATAGAGTGGGGGTACCGTTGGTATCCGGATGAATTCGCAGAGAAAAAAGCGCTGAAAAACTTGATTGAAAAACATGAGGATGACCCAATGTATTTCTACGGTGAGCAGCAGAGCTACCTGGAAACCATTGATCCACGCTCACAGTCAGAAGATTTAGGGGATGATGCCATGAAAGCCAGCGAGTACGGAATGAAAAACCTGAAAGTTGTGATCAATAATCTTTTACAGTGGACCTATGAAGATGGTAAAGAATACACAGATGCCGGAAAACTGTATTTAGGGGTCATCGGGCAGTGGGATCTGTATACAGGCCATGTGATGGCTAATGTGGGAGGAATTTATCTGAATAATACTGTTTTTGGTAACAAGAAGAAAGCTTACGAAGCCGTTCCTGCGGAAATTCAGAGAAGAGCGGTTGATTATCTTATCAGAAATGCCATCAACCTTCCGGAGTGGTTATTCTTTAATCCAATCACAGAGAAAACCTATCCTGTTAAAGATTCACCAATGGGACCATTCGAGCAGACCCCGTATACCCTGGCAAGAGGAATGCAGTATGCGAATATTTATTCCTTACTGATGGATGACAGATTGCTCAGATTACTGGAAAACGAATTGAAACATCAGGTATCAGGCTCCAAAGAAGAGATCTACACAGTCGAAAACTTATTTGATCAGCTAAGAACGGCCATTTTCAACAAAAAAGGAAGCCTTACAATGCTTGAAAAGATGACTCAGAAAAACTATGTGGATGCCTTGATTGTCTCAGTGAACAAATTATTTGAAAAAACAGCAGTGAAAGGATTAAAAACAGATGATACCCTGAATATCCCGACCATCTGTAATTTTCATGAAGAGGATCACGGTTTGAGAAATATCAATTATTCATCCATGAAGAGAGTATCTGAAGTTACTACTTATAAAAGGGCGGAACTTCAGAAGGTTCTGGATCTGTTAGACAGAACAAGATACAGAGGTGATGATGCTTCCAGAGCACATTACACAGATTTAATCATTCGTATACAAGAGGCTTTAAACAAATAA
- a CDS encoding SusC/RagA family TonB-linked outer membrane protein — MKKTLILLPLLAANIAMAQQKKTITGKIEDGNTSQTISGASIKIETQSVSTKTELEGIIESVSVGTVTDKDGKFILEIPADTKTVLVSYPGYESRVIQLNEGQTNYTIRLTSEVTDKNKIQEVIITGYQKIEKRKQTSAVSTVKMDNISQAGVASVDQMLAGQIAGVAVTPETGAPGSPAKIRIRGTASLSGPQDPLWVIDGLPLEGNDVPNFTDKDNIDQLQNFSIAGLNPNDIEDITILKDAAATAIYGARAANGVISITTKKGKKGSLRLNFSADTFVTSRPDFDKLNLLNASEKVDLELMLAKRADLTYRADKGEVMRILTQNSQLDAFRNGGFDALNSLTRQQINGLRNNNTDWGKLLYRNAINKQYGLSVSGGSDRADYYFSLGYYDEEGTTIGTGFKRYNLTLKNNYKLSDKLNAGISIFGTQSERTSFVTDADASINPVNYSRNANPYLRPFNADGSYNYDRDMDGFEDRYIPFNFLEERENTNYSLKNNSLKAILDLEYKASKSLRFTSQLGIQYDANKTEKFAAENTYFTRKMKENTRYYKDGKYNYFLPAGAVKQNWDNDFFQYNWKLQAAYSTKINKHEIDLMAGTEIRKTEDNTTITRAFGYDPVTRRATAIVFPNSSFAADKRYETYREAAPIENAYASMFATASYTYDQKYTFFGSVRYDGTNLFGVNKKYKYLPIWAVSGSWLVTKEDFMKNISAVSNLRLRASYGLQGNIDRNTSPFFIGEYSDATILPGVKEGIINVISPPNDKLRWEKTTNTNVGLDLGLFNNRVSLTADVYSRKGTDMISMRETPLETGFEYTMMNWGSLTNKGFELALSTKNINHDNFKWTTTINFAHNKSRVLSEQPRDNAFLPSREGLPVNAVFALKTAGMDEHGNPLFWKGDQKISAVEFFKLYDVYADFLPGQLVDTKLTNAELRSLFTYVGDRDPKFTGGIINTFKVSNFDLTISATFNLKQTVMRTPSYRGMELDRGRNYTRDIYEAGGSLPGITSPDMDANPDGWMANKWFAGNRSSAYNLLDVWAKEISYIRISSIRLGYTLPKEFTNPMGISSLRLSVEGRNLFVFSNGYKGYFDPETYGNIYAQPITKSVTVGFNVSF, encoded by the coding sequence ATGAAAAAAACTCTAATACTTTTACCTCTTTTGGCTGCTAATATAGCAATGGCCCAGCAAAAGAAAACCATCACCGGGAAAATAGAGGACGGAAACACATCCCAGACAATTAGCGGTGCATCTATAAAAATTGAGACCCAGTCGGTCTCTACCAAAACTGAACTGGAAGGAATTATTGAAAGTGTATCTGTAGGTACGGTAACCGATAAGGACGGAAAATTCATTTTGGAAATTCCTGCCGATACAAAAACTGTATTGGTAAGCTACCCGGGCTATGAATCCAGGGTTATTCAGCTTAATGAAGGACAGACTAATTATACTATCAGACTGACTTCTGAAGTAACAGATAAAAATAAAATCCAGGAAGTAATCATCACCGGTTACCAGAAAATTGAAAAGCGTAAGCAGACTTCAGCGGTTTCTACCGTGAAAATGGACAACATCAGCCAGGCTGGTGTGGCCAGTGTAGACCAAATGCTGGCAGGGCAGATTGCTGGTGTGGCAGTAACTCCCGAAACCGGTGCTCCTGGTAGTCCTGCGAAGATCAGAATCAGAGGTACAGCTTCTCTTTCCGGTCCCCAGGATCCACTTTGGGTAATTGACGGGCTTCCTTTAGAAGGAAATGATGTTCCGAACTTTACCGATAAAGACAATATTGACCAGCTTCAGAACTTCTCCATCGCAGGATTGAACCCTAATGATATTGAAGATATCACCATCCTTAAAGATGCCGCAGCAACAGCAATTTACGGAGCAAGAGCAGCCAATGGAGTTATTTCCATTACCACCAAAAAGGGAAAAAAAGGAAGTTTGAGACTGAACTTCTCAGCAGATACTTTCGTAACTTCACGCCCCGATTTTGATAAACTGAACCTTTTAAATGCTTCTGAAAAAGTAGATCTGGAACTCATGCTTGCCAAGCGTGCAGATCTTACTTACCGGGCAGATAAAGGGGAAGTGATGAGAATTCTGACTCAGAACAGCCAGCTTGATGCTTTCAGAAACGGAGGATTTGATGCCCTGAATTCATTAACGCGCCAACAGATCAACGGTTTAAGAAACAACAATACAGACTGGGGAAAACTGCTGTACAGAAATGCCATCAACAAACAATACGGATTAAGTGTTTCCGGAGGAAGTGACCGTGCAGATTACTATTTCTCCCTGGGATATTATGATGAAGAAGGAACAACGATCGGTACAGGTTTTAAGCGTTATAACCTGACTTTAAAAAACAACTACAAATTAAGCGATAAGTTAAATGCAGGAATCTCTATTTTCGGAACGCAAAGTGAACGTACCTCTTTTGTAACGGATGCCGATGCGTCAATAAATCCTGTTAATTATTCAAGAAATGCCAATCCATATCTGAGACCTTTCAATGCAGACGGAAGCTACAACTATGACAGAGATATGGACGGTTTTGAAGACCGTTATATTCCTTTCAACTTTCTTGAAGAAAGAGAAAATACCAACTACTCACTGAAAAATAACTCTTTGAAAGCGATTTTAGACTTAGAATACAAAGCTTCAAAAAGTTTAAGATTCACCTCTCAATTAGGGATTCAGTATGATGCCAACAAAACAGAAAAATTTGCAGCCGAGAATACGTATTTCACCAGAAAAATGAAAGAAAATACCCGTTATTACAAAGACGGTAAATACAATTACTTTCTGCCGGCTGGTGCAGTGAAGCAAAACTGGGATAATGATTTCTTCCAGTACAACTGGAAATTGCAGGCAGCATACAGCACAAAGATCAATAAACATGAAATTGATTTGATGGCCGGTACGGAAATCCGTAAAACAGAAGATAATACAACCATCACAAGAGCTTTCGGGTACGATCCTGTCACAAGAAGAGCCACCGCAATCGTTTTTCCAAATTCAAGTTTTGCAGCGGATAAAAGATACGAAACCTACCGTGAAGCAGCTCCTATAGAAAATGCATATGCTTCTATGTTTGCTACAGCATCTTACACGTATGATCAGAAGTATACCTTCTTCGGAAGTGTGAGATATGACGGAACGAACCTTTTCGGGGTTAACAAAAAATATAAGTACCTTCCCATCTGGGCCGTTTCAGGATCATGGCTGGTGACGAAGGAAGACTTTATGAAAAATATTTCTGCAGTATCCAACCTGAGATTGAGAGCTTCTTATGGTCTTCAGGGAAATATTGACAGAAATACCTCACCGTTTTTTATCGGTGAATACAGTGATGCCACTATTCTTCCGGGAGTAAAAGAAGGAATTATCAATGTAATAAGCCCTCCGAACGATAAGCTTAGATGGGAAAAAACAACCAATACCAACGTTGGGCTGGATTTAGGTTTGTTCAATAACCGTGTAAGCCTTACCGCTGATGTTTATAGCAGAAAAGGGACAGATATGATCAGTATGAGAGAAACCCCGCTGGAAACGGGCTTCGAATATACCATGATGAACTGGGGAAGTCTTACCAACAAAGGTTTTGAATTGGCATTATCCACCAAAAACATCAATCATGATAATTTCAAGTGGACTACTACCATCAACTTTGCACACAACAAGAGCAGAGTACTAAGCGAGCAGCCTCGTGACAACGCTTTCCTTCCTTCAAGAGAAGGGTTGCCGGTAAATGCTGTTTTTGCATTGAAAACGGCAGGAATGGACGAGCACGGAAACCCATTGTTCTGGAAAGGAGATCAAAAGATTTCAGCAGTGGAATTCTTTAAATTATACGATGTATATGCAGATTTTCTTCCGGGTCAGCTTGTAGATACAAAACTTACAAACGCTGAACTGAGAAGCTTATTTACTTATGTAGGAGACAGAGACCCGAAGTTTACCGGAGGTATCATCAATACTTTTAAAGTAAGCAATTTCGACCTTACTATTTCTGCAACATTCAACCTGAAGCAGACTGTAATGAGAACTCCTTCTTACCGGGGTATGGAGCTGGACAGAGGAAGAAACTATACACGAGATATCTACGAAGCAGGAGGATCACTTCCTGGAATTACCAGTCCTGATATGGATGCTAATCCGGACGGATGGATGGCCAATAAATGGTTTGCCGGAAACCGTTCCAGTGCATACAACCTTCTTGATGTTTGGGCGAAAGAGATAAGCTACATCAGAATCAGCAGCATCCGTTTAGGCTACACCCTTCCGAAAGAATTCACCAATCCTATGGGAATAAGCAGCTTAAGACTAAGCGTTGAAGGGCGTAACCTCTTTGTATTCAGTAACGGATACAAAGGATATTTTGATCCGGAAACGTATGGTAATATTTACGCACAGCCTATCACCAAGTCGGTGACCGTAGGATTTAATGTTTCTTTTTAA
- a CDS encoding helix-turn-helix domain-containing protein — MNNNNNNSNDNPLLVQMTKDELIRDFEQVVRKVVNQMQVEQQALKDEKLTYTRDETAEILNVSLTTLHNWNKKEILKPCAKIGRNVYYSKNDIQARLNA; from the coding sequence ATGAACAATAACAACAATAACAGTAATGACAATCCATTACTAGTACAAATGACAAAAGATGAACTAATCCGAGATTTTGAGCAGGTAGTTCGTAAAGTAGTCAATCAAATGCAGGTTGAGCAACAAGCATTAAAGGATGAGAAACTGACTTATACCCGTGATGAAACGGCTGAAATCTTAAATGTAAGCCTAACAACACTTCATAACTGGAACAAAAAAGAAATTTTAAAACCATGTGCTAAAATTGGCAGAAACGTTTACTATTCTAAAAATGATATTCAAGCCCGTTTAAACGCTTAA
- a CDS encoding LytR/AlgR family response regulator transcription factor — MKIAIIEDELLAVNYLKNLLDTQSIVPVTETVVLRSKKQAIEFFKQDSADLIFMDIHLGDGMSLEIFEHVELFTPVIFITAFDEYAMKVFRHFTIDYLLKPFEEEDLYKALRKFISIRNNFDPEPVLKSISSLRQADEEIMKRFMVREGNKLKSIDEQNTAYFFASGKYLFLTTKDHQTYIYDDTIKDIIQKLNPEIFFKINRKFIINKNAVSEIIKHSSQKVELRLSPEPEVNAEVFISKTQIAECLNWLNS, encoded by the coding sequence ATGAAAATTGCCATTATAGAAGATGAGCTGCTGGCTGTGAATTATCTGAAAAATCTTTTGGATACACAAAGCATAGTCCCTGTTACAGAGACCGTTGTTCTTCGTTCCAAAAAACAGGCAATTGAATTTTTTAAGCAAGATTCGGCAGATCTTATCTTTATGGATATTCATCTCGGTGACGGAATGAGCCTGGAAATCTTCGAACATGTGGAACTTTTCACCCCGGTTATTTTTATTACCGCTTTTGACGAATATGCCATGAAAGTTTTCAGGCATTTCACCATTGATTATCTCCTGAAACCTTTTGAAGAAGAGGATCTGTATAAAGCGTTACGAAAGTTTATCTCCATCAGAAACAATTTTGATCCTGAACCGGTTCTTAAATCTATCTCATCCCTGCGTCAGGCAGATGAAGAAATTATGAAACGTTTTATGGTAAGAGAAGGGAACAAGCTCAAATCAATAGACGAACAGAATACCGCTTATTTTTTCGCATCCGGAAAATACCTTTTCCTGACTACAAAAGACCATCAGACCTATATTTATGACGATACTATTAAAGATATCATTCAGAAATTAAATCCGGAAATTTTCTTTAAAATAAACCGTAAGTTTATCATTAATAAAAATGCCGTTTCCGAGATTATCAAACATTCCAGCCAAAAAGTAGAGCTTAGACTCTCGCCCGAACCGGAAGTAAATGCAGAAGTTTTTATCAGTAAAACGCAGATTGCCGAATGCTTGAACTGGCTGAACAGTTGA